The Ischnura elegans unplaced genomic scaffold, ioIscEleg1.1, whole genome shotgun sequence genome includes a region encoding these proteins:
- the LOC124173610 gene encoding late histone H1-like: protein MVRYLEGGKRENFIASYLSSETMADATAAAAAAPPAAQPSGTAAVKPLPAASAASKKASKGAASKKARAKPSHPPTSEMVNNAVKSLKERGGSSLQAIKKYIAASYKVDAEKLSPFIKKYLKSAVTSGTLVQTKGKGASGSFKLSSTTLKDKAAPAAAKAKKTAAKKTAAAKKPKPAKKEKAATKRSAPKERSKSAPPAKKAKKADKPKKKPAAAKPAAKAAKSPSKAKKAPTKPKAPKPKKTPTKPKPAAAKKAAAAPKKK, encoded by the coding sequence atggtacgatatctcGAAGGTGGGAAACGCGAAAATTTCATCGCTTCATACCTCTCGTCCGAGACCATGGCAGACGCTACCGCAGCAGCCGCAGCAGCGCCCCCGGCGGCCCAGCCGTCCGGCACCGCAGCCGTCAAGCCCCTGCCCGCCGCCTCCGCAGCATCCAAGAAGGCCAGCAAGGGCGCCGCCTCCAAGAAGGCCCGCGCAAAGCCCTCCCATCCACCGACCTCCGAGATGGTCAACAACGCCGTCAAGAGCCTCAAGGAACGCGGCGGCTCCTCCCTCCAGGCCATCAAGAAGTACATCGCCGCCTCCTACAAGGTCGACGCCGAGAAGCTCTCCCCCTTCATCAAGAAGTACCTCAAGTCCGCCGTCACCTCCGGCACACTCGTACAGACCAAGGGCAAGGGAGCGTCGGGGTCCTTCAAGCTGAGCTCCACCACGCTGAAGGACAAGGCTGCACCCGCTGCAGCCAAGGCGAAGAAGACCGCAGCCAAGAAGACCGCCGCGGCCAAGAAGCCGAAGCCcgcgaagaaggagaaggctgccaccaagcggtccgcgcCCAAGGAGCGCTCCAAGTCCGCGCCTCCTGCGAAGAAGGCAAAGAAAGCAGACAAGCCCAAGAAGAAGCCCGCAGCAGCCAAGCCAGCGGCGAAGGCAGCAAAGTCCCCATCGAAGGCAAAGAAGGCGCCCACCAAGCCCAAGGCGCCCAAGCCCAAGAAGACGCCCACCAAGCCCAAGCCCGCGGCAGCAAAGAAGGCCGCCGCCGCCCCCAAGAAGAAGTGA
- the LOC124173630 gene encoding histone H4-like codes for MESRSLGKGGAKRHRKVLRDNIQGITKPAIRRLARRGGVKRISGLIYEETRGVLKVFLENVIRDAVTYTEHAKRKTVTAMDVVYALKRQGRTLYGFGG; via the coding sequence ATGGAAAGCCGAAGCTTGGGGAAAGGAGGCGCCAAGCGTCATCGCAAGGTTCTTCGCGACAACATCCAGGGCATCACCAAGCCGGCCATTCGCCGTCTGGCCCGCCGCGGAGGTGTCAAGCGTATCTCCGGACTCATCTACGAGGAGACCCGCGGTGTCCTCAAGGTGTTCCTTGAGAACGTGATCCGTGACGCCGTCACCTACACCGAACACGCCAAGAGGAAGACCGTGACCGCCATGGACGTCGTGTACGCCCTCAAGCGCCAGGGACGCACCCTGTACGGATTCGGTGGTTAG
- the LOC124173619 gene encoding histone H2A: MSGRGKGGKVKGKSKSRSSRAGLQFPVGRIHRLLRKGNYAERVGAGAPVYLAAVMEYLAAEVLELAGNAARDNKKTRIIPRHLQLAIRNDEELNKLLSGVTIAQGGVLPNIQAVLLPKKTEKKA, encoded by the coding sequence ATGTCTGGACGCGGAAAAGGAGGCAAAGTCAAGGGAAAGTCCAAGTCCCGTTCCAGCAGGGCCGGACTTCAGTTCCCCGTGGGACGTATCCACCGTCTGCTCCGCAAGGGCAACTACGCCGAGCGCGTTGGTGCCGGTGCCCCCGTGTACCTCGCCGCCGTCATGGAGTACCTGGCCGCCGAAGTCCTGGAATTGGCAGGCAACGCTGCCCGTGACAACAAGAAGACGAGGATCATTCCCCGTCATCTTCAGCTGGCCATCCGCAACGACGAGGAGTTGAACAAGCTCCTGTCTGGCGTCACCATCGCCCAGGGTGGTGTCTTGCCCAACATCCAGGCCGTGCTTCTGCCCAAGAAGACCGAGAAGAAGGCTTAA
- the LOC124173622 gene encoding histone H2B: protein MPPKTSGKAAKKAGKAQKNISKGDKKKKRRRKESYAIYIYKVLKQVHPDTGISSKAMNIMNSFVNDIFERIAAEASRLAHYNKRSTITSREVQTAVRLLLPGELAKHAVSEGTKAVTKYTSSK, encoded by the coding sequence ATGCCACCCAAGACTAGCGGAAAGGCTGCCAAGAAGGCCGGCAAGGCCCAGAAGAACATCTCCAAGGGAGACAAGAAGAAGAAGCGCAGGAGGAAGGAGAGCtacgcaatctacatctacaaggtcTTGAAGCAGGTCCACCCTGACACCGGTATCTCCTCCAAGGCCATGAACATCATGAACTCCTTCGTCAACGACATCTTCGAGAGGATCGCCGCCGAGGCTTCCCGTCTCGCTCATTACAACAAGCGCTCCACCATCACCTCCAGGGAGGTGCAGACCGCCGTCAGGCTCCTGCTCCCCGGTGAACTGGCCAAGCACGCCGTGTCTGAGGGCACCAAGGCTGTGACCAAGTACACCAGCTCCAAGTAA